The Bacillota bacterium sequence TGACGGGATCAACGATGCTCCGGCTTTGGCCGCGGCCGATATCGGCATCGCCATGGGGGCGATGGGGACGGACGTGGCTATCGAAGCGGCGGACATCGCGCTCTTAAACGACGACCTTACCAGGCTGCCGTACCTTTTGCGCCTGGCCGGGGCCACAATGAACACCATCAACCTTAACGTTGTCTTTGCCGTCGGCTTCAACGTCCTGGCGTTGGTTCTGTCCGGCGCAGGCTTCTTGACCCCGATCATGGGGGCGGTGGCCCACAACATCGGGTCCGTGCTGGTGATATTGAACTCGGTCCGTCTCATCGCCTTCCGGCCCGGGCGGGGCTTTGCCGCCACATAATTATTCGGCTAATCGGCCGCTTTTCAGGCGGCGGCGCACCAGTTTTTCCAGTTCAACGGCCAGGAAGCCGGGCGTAGCCGCCAGTGCGATGTACACCCACCATTCGGCCGGGAAAGGCAGCGTTCGGAACGGACTGAAGCCGAAGAGCGGTTTGCTGTAGACAATCAATAACTGCAGCCCCAGTGTAAACGACGCCCCCGCCAGGAGCCAGCGATTCGAAAACGGACTCATGGTGAAGGCCGAGGCGGTGACCCACCGTGCGGTGCCCAGGTAGGCCAACTGCACCATCACGATGGTGGTGAAAGCCACCGTCTGGGCCTGGGCGAGCACGGTGCCGGAGGGGTGGCCGCCGGCACCGTTCACGTACAGCAGGAACATGGTGAGCGCGGCACCCGCCGAAACCACCGACACGATGGCCACCTTCAAGATGAACAACCGGTTGACCAGCGCGGCCGCCGGGTCCCGCGGCGGGCGGTCCAAAATACGCCGCTCCTTCGGCTCGTGGCTCAGCGGGATGGCGCAGGCCACGGCCATGACCAGATTCACCCAAAGGATCTGGATCGGCTCCACCGGCAGGCGCAGGGCAAACACCGGCACCAGCGGCGCCAGCAGCACCGCGCCCAGCACCGCCAGTCCCTGCCCGCCGTTGGTGGGGAGCAGGAACAAAATCACCTTCCAGATGTTGTTGAAGGTATGCCGTCCCTCTTCTACGGCCCGCACGATGCTGGCGAAGTTGTCGTCGGCCAGCACCATGTCCGACGCCTCCTTGGACACCTGGGTGCCGGTGATACCCATGGCGATGCCGATGTCGGCGGCCGACAGCGCCGGGGCATCGTTCACCCCGTCTCCGGTGACCGCCACCACGTGGCCACGCCGCTTGAGCTGCTGCACGATCCGGTACTTGTGCTCCGGGGCCGCCCGGGCATACACCGAGACCGATTCGGTCACCGCGTAGAGTTGATCGTCGCTCATGACCTCAATTTCCGATCCGGTCACCGTGCGCTCCTCGCCCAACCCGATCTGCAACTGAGTGGCGATGGCCCTGGCGGTATGGGCGTGGTCGCCGGTGATCATCACCACCCGGATCCCGGCCCGGAGACAATCCTTCACCGCCGCCGCCGCTTCCTCCCGGGGCGGGTCGATCATTCCTTGCAGCCCCAAAAAAACCATTCCGGTGAGGTCGTCGGTAGTGATGGACGTCACGTGGCCCGGAACGTACTTTTGAGCCATGCCCAAGACCCGCATCGCGTCGGCCGCCATGTTGTCCGCCTCGGCGACGATCCGCCGTGCGGCGAGGTCGGTGGTGATGCCGTCCTCCAATTGGCTGGCGCACATCGCCACCACCCGCTCGGGTGAACCCTTGACGTAGATTATGTTCTCCCGGGAGCTTGCGCGCACCAACACGGCCATATACTGCAGTTCCGAATCGAACGGAATCTCGTCCAGGCGCTCGTCCCGGCCGTTGATGCCCGCCTTGAGGGCGGCGACCACCAAGGCGCCTTCGGTGGGGTCGCCGGTAATGCCGTACGCGCCGTTGCCGCTATTGGCGGCGTTGCCGCCGCCGCCTTCGGCGCCTGGTTGGTTGAGGATGGCGTTGTTGCACAGGTAGCCGGCGCGCAAGGTCGCGAACAGATCCGGTGCTTGTTTTTCGGGCCACGCGATCAGGTTTTCGTCTTCGTCCTTAAACTCGCCCCGCGGTTCGTAACCCACGCCGGTGATCACGTAGCTCCGGCCGCCGGCGAACACCTCGCGCACCGTCATCTCGTTCCTGGTCAGTGTCCCGGTCTTGTCGGAACAAATGACCGTGGCGCAGCCCAGGGTTTCCACGGCGGGCAGGCGCCGAATCAAGGCGTTGCGGCGCGCCATGGCCGTCACTCCCAGCGAGAAGGCGGCGATCAGGGCCGCCGGCAGACCTTCGGGCACCATGGCCACCACCATGCCCACCGAGGCCAGGAAGATGTACCCGAGTTCGTAACCCAGATGCAGCCCCAGGGCGAAGTTCACGGCGCTGAGCGCGAAGATGCCGATCATGATCGCCTTAGTGAACTCGCCGATCTTTTTCAAAATAGGCGGGGTGGACTTCTGCGTACCGGTAATGAGGCCCGAAATCTTTCCCATCTCGGTGCGCGGGCCGGTGGCCGTCACCACCCCGCGCCCCACGCCCCGAGCCACGAAAGTGCCGCTGAAGGCCATGTTCCGCTGATCGCCCAGCGGCAGGCGCCCGTGGTGGTCATGTGGTTCGAAGCGCTTGCCGGTGGGCACCGACTCCCCGGTCAGCAGGGCCTCGTCCAGCGCCAGGTTCTTGCCGGCGATCAGGCGCAGATCGGCGGGCACGCGGTCACCGGCCTCCAGCAGCACCACGTCGCCGGGCACCAAGTCACGGGTGGCCGTCGTCCGCGCCTCGCCGTTACGCAGCACCCGGCACTGAGGGACCATCATCCGCCGCAGGGCGCCGATCGCCCCCTCGGCCTTGCCCTCCTGGATAAAGCCGATGATCGCCGTGGCCAGCACCACCGCCAGGATCACCCAGGAATCCAGGTGCTTGCCCAGCCCAAACGCCACCACCGCGGCCACCATGAGCACGTAGAGCAGCGGGTTGTGGAACTGCAGCAGGAAGCGGGCCAGCGGGCCGCGTGCCCTGAGTTCCAGTTCGTTCGGCCCGTACGCTTGCAGGCGCCGGGAGACCTCACCCGGCGTCAGCCCCTCTTCGGTGGTTTTCAATTCGGCCAGCGCCTCCTCGACGGAGAGCGCGTAATACCGCACTTGCTGGTCATCAACCATCCCGAACACCCCTTGATCAAGTTGATTCTAGTAATAAAAATAGCTATTGACAACCCCGCGAAGGCAGGCATATTATTACAATAAAACATTAGGCGCATCTAATCATATAAGTCATGCTTAACAAGGACTGCCGCGGAGGAATAGTGCTGAAACCGGCAGCCGGGAGGGGTGTTTCATGGCGGCGCATACCTAATGAAATGGTCCTGGCCAAGATGCGGCAGTTTGTGCCGCTTATATTTGGTCGGAACGATGGGCGACCGCGCACAGCGGGAGGCGGACGCGACTAGGGAGGCCGGATGGTTTGGGATTTTATTGGAGATTTAATATGCACTCGATTTTCCACGACGCCATTGAATGCCTGACTGCCGCTTTGGAAGCCAGAGATCCGTATTCGCACGGGCATTCCGAGCGTGTGGCCAGCCTGACCTACGATTTGGCGCGCAAGATCGGTCTCCGGGGCCGAGAGTTGGAAACGGTGCATATCGCCGCCCATCTGCACGATATCGGCAAGATTGGTGTGCCGGACGGCATCCTGCGTAAGCCGCACAAGCTT is a genomic window containing:
- a CDS encoding HAD-IC family P-type ATPase, with product MVDDQQVRYYALSVEEALAELKTTEEGLTPGEVSRRLQAYGPNELELRARGPLARFLLQFHNPLLYVLMVAAVVAFGLGKHLDSWVILAVVLATAIIGFIQEGKAEGAIGALRRMMVPQCRVLRNGEARTTATRDLVPGDVVLLEAGDRVPADLRLIAGKNLALDEALLTGESVPTGKRFEPHDHHGRLPLGDQRNMAFSGTFVARGVGRGVVTATGPRTEMGKISGLITGTQKSTPPILKKIGEFTKAIMIGIFALSAVNFALGLHLGYELGYIFLASVGMVVAMVPEGLPAALIAAFSLGVTAMARRNALIRRLPAVETLGCATVICSDKTGTLTRNEMTVREVFAGGRSYVITGVGYEPRGEFKDEDENLIAWPEKQAPDLFATLRAGYLCNNAILNQPGAEGGGGNAANSGNGAYGITGDPTEGALVVAALKAGINGRDERLDEIPFDSELQYMAVLVRASSRENIIYVKGSPERVVAMCASQLEDGITTDLAARRIVAEADNMAADAMRVLGMAQKYVPGHVTSITTDDLTGMVFLGLQGMIDPPREEAAAAVKDCLRAGIRVVMITGDHAHTARAIATQLQIGLGEERTVTGSEIEVMSDDQLYAVTESVSVYARAAPEHKYRIVQQLKRRGHVVAVTGDGVNDAPALSAADIGIAMGITGTQVSKEASDMVLADDNFASIVRAVEEGRHTFNNIWKVILFLLPTNGGQGLAVLGAVLLAPLVPVFALRLPVEPIQILWVNLVMAVACAIPLSHEPKERRILDRPPRDPAAALVNRLFILKVAIVSVVSAGAALTMFLLYVNGAGGHPSGTVLAQAQTVAFTTIVMVQLAYLGTARWVTASAFTMSPFSNRWLLAGASFTLGLQLLIVYSKPLFGFSPFRTLPFPAEWWVYIALAATPGFLAVELEKLVRRRLKSGRLAE